One Manihot esculenta cultivar AM560-2 chromosome 18, M.esculenta_v8, whole genome shotgun sequence genomic window carries:
- the LOC122722423 gene encoding polygalacturonase-like: MTTLETYFSLTSLLLLFVFAGRVQSAVFDVKNYGGKADGKSDISKALLGAWKEACSAKGSNIVVVPKGTYSIGLTDLNGPCKGAMELQVQGTLLAPINPSSYAKDSWITFAYIDQFKLSGGGTFDGQGQVAWKQNNCGRNPKCKRLPVDVTSLDSKNFHVNLLGGKNLTFDRFTITAPGDSVNTDGIHIGHSNGINIINSNIATGDDCISIGGASEQIRITNVRCGHGHGISVGSLGKTTDEFVSGIFVRNCTFYDTDNGVRIKTWPALHGGMASDMHFEDIMMKNVRNPIIIDQMYCPWNQCNPKVTRKEMKMKESLNAFSVDKSARNMKFL; encoded by the exons ATGACGACCCTGGAGACGTATTTTTCCCTGACATCTTTGCTATTATTGTTTGTTTTTGCTGGTAGAGTTCAATCTGCcgtatttgatgtgaaaaattatGGTGGTAAAGCCGATGGCAAGTCAGATATTAGCAAG gcATTATTGGGCGCGTGGAAAGAGGCTTGTTCAGCAAAGGGTTCCAACATAGTTGTAGTACCCAAAGGAACATATTCCATAGGTTTAACTGACTTAAATGGTCCATGCAAGGGAGCCATGGAGCTTCAAGTCCAAGGAACCTTATTGGCACCGATAAACCCTAGCAGTTATGCCAAGGACAGCTGGATTACTTTTGCATACATTGATCAATTCAAATTATCCGGTGGTGGAACCTTCGACGGACAAGGGCAAGTGGCTTGGAAGCAAAATAACTGCGGTCGAAATCCAAAATGCAAGAGACTTCCAGTT GACGTAACATCGCTCGATAGTAAGAATTTCCATGTCAATCTTCTAGGTGGCAAAAACCTTACTTTCGATCGCTTCACGATCACTGCACCAGGAGATAGCGTCAATACAGATGGAATTCACATCGGGCATTCAAACGGGATCaacattattaattcaaatattgcCACCGGCGATGACTGCATCTCCATTGGTGGTGCCAGCGAACAAATAAGGATCACAAACGTACGATGTGGACATGGACATGGCATTAGCGTGGGAAGTTTAGGGAAGACCACTGATGAATTTGTCTCTGGAATTTTCGTAAGGAACTGCACCTTCTATGACACCGACAATGGAGTGAGAATTAAGACATGGCCGGCATTACATGGTGGCATGGCCTCTGATATGCATTTCGAGGATATTATGATGAAAAATGTCCGCAACCCTatcattatagatcaaatgtacTGCCCATGGAATCAGTGCAATCCAAAGGTAACgcgaaaagaaatgaaaatgaaagagtCTCTTAATGCATTTTCCGTGGACAAATCTGCCCGCAACATGAAATTTCTGTAA